The following proteins come from a genomic window of Anopheles ziemanni chromosome 3, idAnoZiCoDA_A2_x.2, whole genome shotgun sequence:
- the LOC131284510 gene encoding probable maltase-glucoamylase 2 — translation MFRRQEASNSRGANGRVSETQYDAAPIPEFDKRPAFIHILLLNKTIRLFVVLGLASVVIPVFAYLFFFSREIGHDSKRDIIGTCGHPALYHIPCGYPSNLSMAECHLLGCCYTSLATCYHSLPSEHQYIIGSDWSSGTPSVLSPYRTVTPYDRPALPEVRFDVSVAEDGVGGFRFLLSKMNGTGAPSSMNTMRLETAELLVQVYSPTFFIEVKRKADQKVIFSSARGPLIMTDEFIEWTLHLGADTLFGLGRAYLEPGTKFLLLNNLNSTAVPIVMGYNANLKIYNGLIFNTPGLTEVEIVGSRLIVVRAQLGANFDLRFLAGPTPAKLFLQSKAILKNQYTPPYWAYGVHVCDQSPKRNLTNVRRNLELLLNETIMFDSHCLHNDQFWISDTMTLGTELESLRQMLRDAGKKFVPSLVLTLAYGGNPTFIDARENNILLRHPGNQLAYQGRVRNRTVAYIDWRTTSRSANLSEWLDTQWQKVVNLGADGYTLEEASPRDERNSSLPWPKQLLYQPDHLNDSLVELLPWNTILSDSSQLVLSQHNDLGVRALEAIQKRIDPGNLLIAGSYGLNSPVAVLPANVSATWISLRSEVDRVIGLSMAGITFTGTPICGNAPLGNASASEELCIRWYQFGSLLPLFRVTADRTPDRFSRFGRRVMHAILRKRFSLLEYLHTLILEDAPYLRPMFYHYEEAANFTTELWEQFMIGDALLVAPVLLPQMSQIAIYFPESFYELWGGQAMPGNDVLQYAVVESDLPMFLRPGYTVPLRDIVEELVQLENGTAAPVTAELSRLKPLYLVGAFECNARRWRCSTSGRLLLQTGFLLEFGAILDERLIISVRANVSEVEGATLRQLACSEVATLNVTIGSVQLYGHPNSSQPLLHDIEYDFCQQEAKQVEFVNSHRKGPSDSIASTS, via the exons ATGTTTCGTCGACAGGAGGCCTCGAATTCGAGGGGGGCTAATGGACGTGTTTCCGAAACGCAATACGACGCTGCCCCCATACCGGAGTTTGATAAAA GACCGGCGTTTATCCATATTCTACTGTTGAATAAAACGATCCGCCTGTTTGTGGTGCTCGGCCTCGCCAGTGTGGTGATACCAGTGTTCGCGTATCTGTTCTTCTTCTCCCGCGAAATTGGCCACGACAGCAAACGGGATATTATAGGCACCTGTGGTCATCCGGCGTTGTACCACATTCCATGTGGATATCCCAGCAACCTCAGCATGGCTGAGTGTCATCTGTTGGGTTGCTGTTACACCAGCCTGGCCACCTGCTACCATTCGCTACCGTCCGAGCATCAGTATATTATCGGCAGCGATTGGAGTAGTGGAACTCCGAGCGTCCTGTCACCGTATCGCACCGTTACCCCCTATGACAGACCAGCGCTGCCAGAGGTGCGCTTTGACGTCTCCGTTGCGGAGGACGGTGTGGGGGGATTCAGGTTCTTACTGTCGAAAATGAACGGTACCGGAGCACCGAGTTCCATGAATACTATGAGGCTTGAAACGGCGGAACTGCTGGTACAGGTCTACAGCCCTACCTTCTTCATCGAGGTCAAGCGTAAGGCCGACCAGAAAGTGATATTCTCTTCGGCTCGTGGACCCTTGATCATGACCGACGAGTTTATTGAGTGGACACTACATCTCGGAGCCGATACTCTATTTGGACTCGGTCGGGCATATCTGGAGCCGGGAACGAAATTTCTATTGCTTAACAACCTCAACTCAACGGCCGTTCCAATCGTCATGGGATACA ATGCAAATTTGAAGATCTACAATGGATTGATCTTCAATACACCCGGACTAACGGAAGTGGAAATCGTTGGGTCACGACTGATTGTAGTGCGGGCTCAGCTGGGAGCCAACTTTGATCTCCGTTTCCTTGCTGGTCCGACGCCGGCCAAGCTTTTCCTTCAGTCCAAAGCTATCCTGAAGAATCAGTACACTCCGCCATACTGGGCGTACGGGGTGCATGTGTGCGATCAGTCACCGAAGCGGAACCTCACCAACGTCCGGCGCAACCTGGAGCTTCTCCTCAATGAAACGATCATGTTCGACTCCCACTGTCTGCACAACGATCAGTTCTGGATCTCCGACACGATGACGCTCGGCACTGAGCTCGAGTCTTTGAGGCAAATGTTGCGCGATGCTGGCAAAAAGTTTGTCCCTTCGCTCGTACTAACGCTCGCCTACGGTGGCAATCCGACATTTATTGATGCCCGCGAGAACAACATCCTCTTGCGCCATCCCGGCAATCAGCTAGCGTACCAGGGTCGGGTACGTAATCGAACCGTTGCGTACATCGATTGGCGTACTACGAGTCGGTCGGCAAATCTTTCGGAATGGTTGGACACACAGTGGCAGAAAGTAGTCAACCTTGGTGCCGATGGATACACGCTGGAGGAAGCAAGTCCCCGGGACGAAAGAAATAGTTCACTACCCTGGCCGAAGCAACTGTTGTACCAGCCGGATCATTTGAATGACAGTCTCGTGGAACTACTTCCCTGGAACACGATACTGTCGGATAGCTCGCAGTTGGTTCTCTCGCAGCACAACGATCTCGGTGTGCGCGCCCTCGAGGCCATTCAGAAGCGTATAGATCCCGGGAACCTACTCATTGCCGGAAGCTACGGTCTTAACAGCCCGGTGGCCGTACTTCCAGCGAATGTGTCCGCCACTTGGATCTCCCTGCGTAGCGAGGTCGACCGAGTTATTGGCCTTTCTATGGCAGGAATCACTTTTACCGGCACACCCATCTGTGGCAATGCACCGCTGGGAAACGCAAGCGCCTCCGAAGAGCTCTGTATCAGATGGTATCAGTTCGGGTCGCTTCTTCCACTATTTCGCGTCACGGCCGATAGGACTCCGGATCGGTTCAGCCGTTTCGGGCGACGGGTGATGCATGCCATCCTGCGGAAACGCTTCTCGTTGCTCGAATACCTGCATACGCTCATTCTTGAAGATGCGCCCTACCTGCGTCCCATGTTTTACCACTACGAGGAGGCGGCCAATTTTACGACGGAGCTGTGGGAACAGTTCATGATTGGTGATGCACTTCTCGTGGCACCGGTTTTACTGCCGCAGATGTCTCAGATTGCCATCTACTTCCCGGAGAGCTTCTACGAGCTGTGGGGTGGCCAGGCGATGCCGGGCAACGACGTGCTGCAGTACGCAGTTGTCGAGTCGGACCTGCCAATGTTTCTACGTCCCGGGTACACCGTGCCACTGCGTGATATCGTCGAGGAGCTGGTACagctggaaaatggaaccgCTGCGCCGGTCACGGCCGAACTTTCCCGTCTGAAGCCACTGTATCTGGTGGGCGCCTTCGAGTGCAACGCTCGCCGCTGGAGATGTTCCACTTCGGGTCGGCTACTGCTGCAGACCGGGTTCCTGCTGGAGTTCGGTGCAATCCTCGACGAACGGTTAATAATAAGCGTTAGAGCGAACGTCAGTGAAGTCGAAGGAGCCACGCTCCGACAGCTGGCATGCTCGGAGGTGGCCACACTAAACGTCACCATTGGGAGTGTGCAGCTGTACGGCCATCCGAACTCTTCCCAACCGTTGCTGCACGATATCGAGTACGACTTTTGCCAGCAGGAAGCGAAACAAGTAGAGTTCGTTAATTCACATCGCAAGGGGCCGTCGGATTCAATCGCAAGTACATCTTGA